In Massilia sp. METH4, the genomic window AGTCGATCGCGATCATCCGGCAGATCATGAACAACCGCATGTTTCCCGTCACCCTGGAAGGGCTGGAGCGGGCGATGCGTGTGCTGTCGAAATAGCCGAACCCCCGGGACAGCTACCGGGCTCACGTATCATGCACGCGACCGTGGCTCCGCTCCAGGCAGAGCCATGTCGGCTCATCCACCGGAACAACAAACAGAACAATAGGGCATACGATGGACGACATGCTTGGATTCATGCTTTTCGGCTCGGCGTCGATGCTGGCCATCACCGTAGTGATCTACAGAGGACTACCATCGCATATGAAAAAGTCGAAGGCCTTCTGGAAAGGTGTGGACCTGTTCAACTCTTTCCTGGGCCTGGTATCACTCGTGACCCTGATTGCAGGCGTGTGGTTTTCCAGCTCGCAGATCCAGGCGAAAACCAATGAGTTCCTGGCCAAGGGCACGCGCCAGAGCATCGCCAGCACCACGCTCGCGCTCGAACGGAGGTATTGCGGCACGGGTAGCCAGCCTGGAAGTGCCGTATGCCCCTTCATCGACCAGGTAAAGACTTCGCTTCTGGCAGCCCCGTTCGAAGCTTCGCCCCTGCTCGCCGCACTGGACAAGCAAAGCCGTCGCTGACGAACGAGGAATTCGTCAGGCTTGAGTCGTTACTGGCGAACTATCAGGTCTTGCGCAAGCGGACGTCGGTGGCGGAAGACATACAGTTCGACTTCCGCTGGAATTTTTTCGCCGCAATCATTGCCTCGATGCTCGCGCTGAACGGATTTATGCGACTTGCCAAGTCCTACGCCGAATTCCGTATCGAGCAGGATGGCGAGAAAGCCAAGGCCGCCGAAAAGAAGCCGCGTGAAACGCAGAGTTTTGACGTGGCCGACTTCAAACGGCGCTTCAGCTGCGACGACGTGCTGATCAGCCGCCTTGTCGCCGCTGGTGCGCTCGTGGATTCAACGACGCGCAAGATTACCATCCTGGCGCATACCGACACGCGATTTGCATGCAAGCCCGAAAGCGACAAAGCAGTAGCAGGCTCGCCCGGTACCCTTAGCGAAGCTGCTGCGAGCCGCTGAACGGGGCACCTGGACACCGCTCCCGACATCAACGGATCAAAGGGGCTGTGTCGAAACGCGTCAAGGGGCCAACAGCAGCAGCCGGTAGCCGACCGCCGTTTCCGTCAGCAGGTGCGCCGGCTGGGCGGGATCGCGTTCCAGCTTCTGGCGCAGGTGGCCCATGTAGATGCGCAGGTAGTGGCCGTTTTCGGCGTTCGACGGCCCCCACACCTCGCGCAGCAGCTGGGGATTGGTGACGACGCGGTTCGCATGGTTCACGAGCACGGCCAGCAGCCGGTACTCGGTCGGCGTCAGGTGCACGAGCTGGCCGTTCCGCGCAACCATGCGGGCCTGCAGGTCCACCTTCACGTCGCCGAATTGCACCACGCCGCTGCCGTCCTGCTCGGGCGTGCGGCGCCGCCGCTGCATCGCCCGCACCCGGGCCAGCAGCTCGCCCACGCCGAACGGCTTGGTCAGGTAATCGTCGGCGCCCGCGTCGAGGGCGCGGATCTTTTCCTCTTCCGACACGCGGGCCGACAGCACGATCACGGGCACGGCCGACCACTTGCGCAGGTCGGCGATCAGGTCCACGCCGTCGCCATCGGGCAAGCCCAGGTCGAGGATCAGGAGGTCGGGGCGGCGCGTGCCGGCATCGATCAGCCCGCGGTGCATCGTCGCCGATTCCTGCACGTTCCAGCCTTCCTCTTCCAGCGCCAGCCGCACGAAGCGGCGGATCTGCGGTTCGTCCTCGACCAGGAGGGCGGTCAGCATAAGTTTGTCAGTCACTTCAAGGCTCCTCCGGCAGCGCGGGCGGCGTGCCCAGCGGCAGCGTGAAGACGAGGGCGGCGCCGCCCTCCTCCGCCCGCCGCGCGGCAATGCTGCCGCCATGTGCTTCGACGATGGCGCGGCAGATCGCCAGCCCCAGCCCGACACCGGGCTTGGCCGACTCGCGCTCGCCGCGCGTGAATTTTTCGAAGATCGCCTCTTCCCGGCCGGCAGGCAGGCCGGGGCCGTTGTCGGCGACCGTTACTTCCAGCTTGTCGCCGGCGGTACGCGCCGACAGCGTGATCGTGCTGCCCGCGGGCGTGTACTTCGCCGCATTTTCCAGCAGATTGCCCAGCACGCGCTCGATCAGCACCGCGTCGTAGCGCACCAGCGGCAGGCCGGCCGGCAGCCGCGTGACGACGTGGTGCCCGGCCAGCAGCGCGCGGCTGGCACGCAGCGCACTGCCCACCGTCTCCTCGATCGCGTGCCACTCCAGGTTCAGGCGCACGGCGCCACTTTCGATGCGGGCCATGTCCAGCAGGTTTGCGACCAGGGTGCTCATGCGCACGCTTTCCTCCTGCAACGCGTGGGCCAGTTCCAGCTGCACGGGCGACAACGGCGAGCGCGCCAGCGATTCGGCCATGCCCACCAGCGACGTCAGCGGCGTGCGCAAGTCGTGCGACAGCGCGGCCAACAGGGAATTGCGCAGCCGCTCGGACTCCATCTGCACCAGCGCGCCCTGGGCAACGTCGATGTAGTGCACGCGTTCCAGCGCGATAGCGGCCAGCGCGGCGAACGTGTCCAGCTGCCGGCGCTGCTCGGGAATCAGCAGCCAGCGGCGCTCGGCCGGCTCCAGCGCCAGTACGCCGCGCGTGCGCATCGGCGCCATGAGGGGCAAGTAGAACAGCGGCGCCGCCGGCAGCGTGCCGGTGCCGATGCCGGCCGCTTCGGCGTGTTCGTATGCCCATTGGGCGATGGCCAGATCGGGCATGTTCCCGCCCTGCACCTCGACCTTGGCCGCAAGACGGCCGTCCGCATCCGGCAAGAGCAGCGTCACGCGAGCGCGGAACGCCTGTGCCAGCGTGCGCTGCGTGATCTCGATCACATGATCCGTCTGCAGCACGCCGGTCAGCTCGCGCGCATATTCATACAGGGCCTGCGAGCGCTCGGCACGGTGCGACGCCACGCGCGCCTGGAAGCGCAGGCTGGCCGTCAGCTGGCTCGTGATCAGGCCGACGACGAGCATCACGCCGAACGTGATCAGGTACTGGAAATCGCTGACGGCGAACGAGAACGTGGGTTGCACGAACAGGAAATCGAACAGCGCCACGCTGGCGAAGCTGCACAGCACTGCCGGCCCGCGGCCCAGCCGGAACGCCACCACCAGTACGGCGAGCAGGAACAGCATCGCGATGTTGGTGATTTCCAGCGCACCCACCAGCGGCATGCCGGCCAGCACGACGATGCCGCTGGCGGCGAGTGCGAGGGCGTAGCGCGTCCAGCCATGTTCCGGCTGCAAGAAGTTTCTCGGAAAATGGGGACTGTCCCCATTTTTGAGGAAACTTTGCTGTGTGGCAGCGACTTCGACGATGTCCAGCGCAGGGGCGGCGCTGGCAAGGCGCCGCAGGTGCGGGGTGCGCCAGGGCCACGTGGGCGTGGCGCGGCCCAGTACCACCTTCGGGATGTTGTGCGCCAGCGCGTAGCGGGCGATGGCGCTGGCGATGTCGTCGCCGGCCAGCACCGTCGTGGTGGCGCCCAGGTCTTGCGCCAGCTTCAGCGTTTTCAGGATGCGTTCGCGCTGGTCGGCGGGCAGGCGTTGCAGGGCCGGCGTTTCCACGTACACGGCATGCCATGCCGCACCCAGCTGGCTGGCCAGCCGGGCCGCGCTGCGCACTACCTGTTCGCCGCCCGGCCGCGGACCCACGCAGGCCAGCAGCGCCACGCCGGATTTCCACAGGGGGCTGATGGCCTGTTCCACGCGGTAGGCCTGCACGTCGTCGCCGATGCGGTCGGCGGTGCGGCGCAGCGCCAGTTCGCGCAGGGCGATCAGGTTCCCCTTGCGGAAAAAGTTCTGCGCGGCGCGCCCCGCCTGGGCGGCGGCATACACCTTGCCGTCCTTCAGGCGCTCGAGCAGCTCGTCGGCCGGCACGTCCACCAGCACCACCTCGTCGGCCCGGTCGAACACCGTGTCGGGCAGCGTTTCCGCCACGCGGACGCCCGTGATGCCGCCAACGATGTCGTTCAGGCTTTCCAGGTGCTGCACGTTTACCGTGGTGAACACGTCGATGCCCGCGTCCAGCAATTCCTCCACGTCCTGCCAGCGCTTCGGGTGGCGCGAGCCCGGGGCGTTCGAGTGCGCCAGCTCGTCGACGAGGATCAGGTCCGGCCGCCGCGCCAGCGCGCCGTCGAGGTCGAATTCGGGCAGCGCCCTGCCCCGCCAGGCCATGGACCTGGGCGGCAGCACCTCCAGCGAATCGAGCAGCGCGGCCGTTTCGCCGCGGCCATGTGTTTCGACGATGCCTACCAGCGGCCGCATGCCCTCGGCCTGCAGCTTGCGCGCCGCCGACAGCATCGCGTACGTCTTGCCCACGCCGGCGGAAGCGCCGAAATAGACGCGCAGCCGGCCCCGCGCGGCGCGCTGTTCGCGGGCCTGGACCTGCGCCAGCAAGGTGTCCGGGTCGGGGCGTTGGCTGTCGATGGGGATCATGCGCGGCAGTGTAGACGATTACAGTGTGTCGAGGGCCAGCGCATCTAAAGCCATATTCAGGGCCAGCACATTCACCTTCGGTTCGCCGAGAAAGCCGAACAGCGGCCGGTCGGCGTGGCGTTCGATCAGCTCCCGCACGCGCGCCGGGTCGATGCCGCGGGCGCGCGCCACGCGGTTCGCCTGGTACTTCGCGGCGGCCAGGCTGATGTCGGGATCGATGCCGCTGGCCGATGCCGTCACGAGATCGACCGGTACCGGTGCCGTGTTGCGGGGGTCGAGCTCGCGCAGCGCCGCGATGCGCCCCTTCACGGCATCGATCAGCGCCGGGTTCAGCGGCCCCTGGTTCGATCCGGACGAGCCGGCCGCATTGTTCGGCTGCGGCGCCGTGGCCGACGGGCGGCCCCGGAAGTAGCGCGGCGAGGTGAATGCCTGGCCGATCAGGCGGGAACCGACGGCCTGGCCGTCGCGGACAACGAGGCTGCCGGCGGCCCGGTCGGACCAGGCGACCTTGCCGAAGCCCGTCACCGCGTACGGATAGACGATGCCGCAGACGAGTGTAAGAGCGGCGAAGATGGTCACGGCGGGGCGGAGATGGGAAATCATGACGATCCTTTCAGACGAGGTTCAGCGCGGCCAGCGCCATGTCGATCAGCTTGATGCCGATAAAGGGCAGCACGAGGCCGCCCAGGCCGTACACGAGCAGGTTGCGGCGCAGCAGCACGGCGGCGCCCAGGGCCCGGTACTTCACGCCCTTCAACGCCAGCGGGATCAGGAACACGATGATCAGCGCATTGAAGATCACGGCGGACATGATCGCCGAGTCGGGGCTGGCGAGCGCCATCACGTTCAGGCTGTTCAGCTGCGGGTAGGTGCCCACGAAGGCGGCCGGGATGATGGCGAAGTACTTCGCCACGTCGTTGGCGACCGAGAACGTGGTCAGCGCACCGCGCGTCATCAGCATCTGCTTGCCGATCTCCACGATCTCCAGCAGCTTGGTCGGGTTCGAGTCCAGGTCGACCATATTGCCCGCCTCCTTGGCGGCCTGGGTGCCCGTGTTCATTGCCACCGCCACGTCGGCCTGGGCCAGGGCCGGCGCGTCGTTGGTGCCGTCGCCCGTCATCGCCACCAGCCGGCCCTCGGCCTGCTGACTGCGGATCAGCTTCAATTTATCTTCCGGCGTCGCTTCGGCCAGGAAGTCGTCCACGCCCGCCTCGGCGGCGATCGCCGACGCCGTGAGCCGGTTGTCGCCCGTGATCATCACGGTGCGGATGCCCATCCTGCGCAGTTCGGCGAAGCGCTCGCGGATGCCGGCCTTGACGATGTCCTTCAGCTCGACCACGCCCATCACCCGGCCGTCGTCCACGACGACGAGCGGCGTGCTGCCGCGGCGCGCCACGTCGTCCGCCAGCCTTGCCACCTCGCCCGGCCAGCGCCCGCCCTGCGTTTCCACGTAGCGGCGGATCGTGTCCATCGCGCCCTTGCGCACCTGCCGTTCGCCAATATCGGCGCCGCTCATGCGCGTCTGTGCCGTGAATTCCACGAACGCGATCTCGCCGCCACCGCCCACGGCCGCCAGCTCGTGCTCGCGTTCATCGATCGTGAATCTCTGGCGCGCGAGCACCACGATGCTGCGCCCTTCCGGCGTTTCGTCGGCCATCGAGGCGAGGCGCGCCGAGCGCGCCAGCTGCTCTTCGGTCACGCCGGGCGCCGGCAGGAAGGCCGACGCCTGGCGGTTGCCGTGCGTGATCGTGCCCGTCTTGTCGAGCAGGAGCACGTCCACGTCGCCGGCCGCTTCCACGGCGCGGCCCGACGTGGCGATCACGTTCGCGCCCATCATGCGGCTCATGCCGGCCACGCCGATCGCCGACAGCAGGCCGCCGATCGTGGTGGGGATCAGGCACACGAGGAGCGCGATCAGCACGGTGACCGTCACGGGCGTGCCACTGCCCGCCGCCGCCACGGAGAACAGCGAGAACGGCAGCAGGGTCACCGTCACCACGAGGAACACGATGGTCAGCGCGACCAGGAGGATCGTCAGGGCGATCTCGTTCGGCGTCTTCTGGCGCCTGGCCCCCTCCACCATCGAGATCATGCGGTCGATGAATGCCTCCCCCGGATCGACGGAAACGCGGACCACGAGCCAGTCCGACAGCACGCGGGTGCCACCCGTGACGGACGAGAAATCGCCGCCGGATTCGCGGATCACGGGCGCCGATTCGCCCGTGATGGCGCTTTCGTCGACGGAAGCGACGCCTTCGATCACCTCGCCGTCGGCCGGGATCACGTCGCCGGCTTCCACCAGTACCGTCATGCCCTTGCGCAGGTCCGTGGCCGGCACGGGCAGCCATGTGGTGCCGTACTTCGGCGTGGCCAGCTTCTTCGCCGTGACCGTGGCCTTCAGCGCCCGCAGCGACGCGGCCTGCGCCTTGCTGCGCCCTTCGGCCAGCGCCTCGGCGAAGTTCGCGAACAGCACCGTGAACCACAGCCACACGGCAATCGCGAGAATGAAGCCGGCATTTGCGTCACCCGGCACCTCGCCCTCCCCGCCCAGCGCCTGGGCGGCCAGCAGCGTGGTGGCGATGCTGCCCACGTAGACGACGAACATGACCGGGCTTCTCAGCTGCGCGCGCGGGTGCAGCTTGCGCATCGCGTCCAGCAGGGCCGGGCCGATGAGCTGGCGGTCGAACAATGTCCTGTTCATTTCAAACCTCTCATTGGAAAAGTTGCAGGTGCTCGACGACCGGGCCCAGCGCCAGCGCCGGCACGTAATTGAGCACGCCCACCAGCAGCACCACGCCGATCAGCAGGGCGACGAACAGCGGGCCGTGCGTGGGCATCGTGCCGCTGGTGACGGGCAGCCGCGCCTTGGCCGCCAGCGAGCCGGCAATGGCCAGCACGGGCACGATCACGGCGAAGCGGCCGAACCACATGGCGATCGCCAGCATCGTGTTGTAGAACGGCGTGTTGGCCGACAGCCCGGCGAACGCGCTGCCGTTGTTGTTGGCGGCGGAGCTGAACGCATACAGGATCTCGGAAAAGCCGTGCGCGCCCGGGTTGGCGATGCCGGCCATGCCGGCGGCCGAGACTACCGCGATGGCGGTGCCGGACAGCACGAGCACGGGCGTGACGAGGATGGCGATCGACGTCATCTTCATCTCATACGCCTGCACCTTCTTGCCC contains:
- the kdpC gene encoding potassium-transporting ATPase subunit KdpC → MISHLRPAVTIFAALTLVCGIVYPYAVTGFGKVAWSDRAAGSLVVRDGQAVGSRLIGQAFTSPRYFRGRPSATAPQPNNAAGSSGSNQGPLNPALIDAVKGRIAALRELDPRNTAPVPVDLVTASASGIDPDISLAAAKYQANRVARARGIDPARVRELIERHADRPLFGFLGEPKVNVLALNMALDALALDTL
- the kdpB gene encoding potassium-transporting ATPase subunit KdpB; amino-acid sequence: MNRTLFDRQLIGPALLDAMRKLHPRAQLRSPVMFVVYVGSIATTLLAAQALGGEGEVPGDANAGFILAIAVWLWFTVLFANFAEALAEGRSKAQAASLRALKATVTAKKLATPKYGTTWLPVPATDLRKGMTVLVEAGDVIPADGEVIEGVASVDESAITGESAPVIRESGGDFSSVTGGTRVLSDWLVVRVSVDPGEAFIDRMISMVEGARRQKTPNEIALTILLVALTIVFLVVTVTLLPFSLFSVAAAGSGTPVTVTVLIALLVCLIPTTIGGLLSAIGVAGMSRMMGANVIATSGRAVEAAGDVDVLLLDKTGTITHGNRQASAFLPAPGVTEEQLARSARLASMADETPEGRSIVVLARQRFTIDEREHELAAVGGGGEIAFVEFTAQTRMSGADIGERQVRKGAMDTIRRYVETQGGRWPGEVARLADDVARRGSTPLVVVDDGRVMGVVELKDIVKAGIRERFAELRRMGIRTVMITGDNRLTASAIAAEAGVDDFLAEATPEDKLKLIRSQQAEGRLVAMTGDGTNDAPALAQADVAVAMNTGTQAAKEAGNMVDLDSNPTKLLEIVEIGKQMLMTRGALTTFSVANDVAKYFAIIPAAFVGTYPQLNSLNVMALASPDSAIMSAVIFNALIIVFLIPLALKGVKYRALGAAVLLRRNLLVYGLGGLVLPFIGIKLIDMALAALNLV
- a CDS encoding DUF4118 domain-containing protein, producing the protein MIPIDSQRPDPDTLLAQVQAREQRAARGRLRVYFGASAGVGKTYAMLSAARKLQAEGMRPLVGIVETHGRGETAALLDSLEVLPPRSMAWRGRALPEFDLDGALARRPDLILVDELAHSNAPGSRHPKRWQDVEELLDAGIDVFTTVNVQHLESLNDIVGGITGVRVAETLPDTVFDRADEVVLVDVPADELLERLKDGKVYAAAQAGRAAQNFFRKGNLIALRELALRRTADRIGDDVQAYRVEQAISPLWKSGVALLACVGPRPGGEQVVRSAARLASQLGAAWHAVYVETPALQRLPADQRERILKTLKLAQDLGATTTVLAGDDIASAIARYALAHNIPKVVLGRATPTWPWRTPHLRRLASAAPALDIVEVAATQQSFLKNGDSPHFPRNFLQPEHGWTRYALALAASGIVVLAGMPLVGALEITNIAMLFLLAVLVVAFRLGRGPAVLCSFASVALFDFLFVQPTFSFAVSDFQYLITFGVMLVVGLITSQLTASLRFQARVASHRAERSQALYEYARELTGVLQTDHVIEITQRTLAQAFRARVTLLLPDADGRLAAKVEVQGGNMPDLAIAQWAYEHAEAAGIGTGTLPAAPLFYLPLMAPMRTRGVLALEPAERRWLLIPEQRRQLDTFAALAAIALERVHYIDVAQGALVQMESERLRNSLLAALSHDLRTPLTSLVGMAESLARSPLSPVQLELAHALQEESVRMSTLVANLLDMARIESGAVRLNLEWHAIEETVGSALRASRALLAGHHVVTRLPAGLPLVRYDAVLIERVLGNLLENAAKYTPAGSTITLSARTAGDKLEVTVADNGPGLPAGREEAIFEKFTRGERESAKPGVGLGLAICRAIVEAHGGSIAARRAEEGGAALVFTLPLGTPPALPEEP
- the kdpE gene encoding two-component system response regulator KdpE; the protein is MLTALLVEDEPQIRRFVRLALEEEGWNVQESATMHRGLIDAGTRRPDLLILDLGLPDGDGVDLIADLRKWSAVPVIVLSARVSEEEKIRALDAGADDYLTKPFGVGELLARVRAMQRRRRTPEQDGSGVVQFGDVKVDLQARMVARNGQLVHLTPTEYRLLAVLVNHANRVVTNPQLLREVWGPSNAENGHYLRIYMGHLRQKLERDPAQPAHLLTETAVGYRLLLLAP